A DNA window from Nerophis lumbriciformis linkage group LG33, RoL_Nlum_v2.1, whole genome shotgun sequence contains the following coding sequences:
- the LOC133575969 gene encoding major histocompatibility complex class I-related gene protein-like produces MMNLLFFFLLVVQTHSVTPVIHSLKYFHTASSQVPNFPEYVSVGYVDEVEISYYDSNIRKAESKQDWMNKITAEDPNYWQRETDYYIVVEHVFKTNIEIAMKRFNQTGGVHIVQRMTGCEWNDETDEVKGWNQYSYDGEDFISLDMKTWTFTAAKQQAFPSKLKWDQDIFRLDDTKYYYTEECPSYLKKYVEYGKKVLMRTELPEVFLLQKTPSSPVTCMATGFYPDLADLFWRKDGEQIFEDVEHGELLPNHDGTFQMSVELKVEVTAEVEGKYECVFQLSGVKEDLVTKLERRSILSNASHEGNVSVTATLAVLAVVVLLAAGIFIIIFIIKRRRSRQAEYDPAAGDAGNELSERREG; encoded by the exons ATGATGAACTTGCTTTTCTTCTTTCTCCTAGTTGTACAAACACACAGCGTGACGCCTG TGATTCATTCACTCAAGTATTTCCACACTGCAtcctctcaagttccaaacttcccagagtatgtgagtgttggttatgttgatgaagttgagattagttactatgacagcaacatcaggaaagcagaatccaaacaggactggatgaacaaaatcacagcagaggaTCCAAACTACTGGCAGAGAGAAACAGATTACTACATTGTTGTTGAACATGTCTTcaaaaccaacattgaaatagccatgaagcgtttcaaccaaactggag GTGTTCACATTGTCCAGAGGATGAcaggatgtgaatggaatgatgagactgatgaggtTAAAGGTTGGAATCAGTACAgttatgatggagaagatttCATATCGTTGGACATGAAGACATGGACATTTACTGCAGCAAAACAACAAGCTTTCCCCTCCAAACTCAAGTGGGACCAAGACATATTTAGACTAGACGACACTAAGTATTATTACACTGAGGAAtgtccttcttacttgaagaagtatgtggagtatgggaagaaggtcctaatgagaacag agcttccagaggtgttcctcctccagaagacgccatcctctccggtcacctgcatggcgacaggtttctaccccgacCTAGCCGACttgttttggaggaaagacggcgagcagatcttcgaggacgtggagcacggagagctgctccccaaccacgacggaaccttccagatgtcggtggagctgaaagtggaggtgacggccgaggtggagggcaagtacgaatgtgtgttccagctgtctggcgtcaaggaggacctggtcaccaagctggagagaagaagcatcctgagcaacgcaagccatgaag gCAACGTGAGCGTCACTGCCACGCTGGCGGTCCTCGCTGTGGTGGTCCTCCTGGCGGCcggcatcttcatcatcatcttcatcatcaagcGTCGCCGAAGCAGACAAG CCGAATACGATCCAGCTG CTGGTGACGCTGGTAACGAGCTCTCAGAGAGACGTGAAGGCTGA